The Candidatus Binataceae bacterium genome has a window encoding:
- a CDS encoding ammonium transporter — protein sequence MLTRVLKFRGAITSFLCAVWLAALLAPGLASAQASASASAASAPAKPITDADLKSVAGPTADALAKGDPGGTLTGSANDVVVSDPKKGLTLSDLVNMVGQNRIAINFVWTLITGYLVMFMQAGFAAVETGLCRAKNANHTMMMNFMVYGFGLFAYWVMGFAIQQGGCAPIANLGGLSPLNSEFTVHFLAGKPWGLFGEKGFFLSGSTYDVGIMVMFLFQMVFMDTATTIVTGAAAERWKFAAFAVSTFFLGAITYPLFGNWAWGGGWLSQLGVNYGLGHGYCDFAGSGVVHAVGGMTALAVSMIIGPRIGKYTRSGKPNPMPGHDITMVLIGCFILAFGWFGFNPGSTLGASGAGNLRIGSIAVNTMLAGCTGSFGAVLYMWIRFGKPDASMSANGLLAGLVAITAPSGFVNTVGAAIIGFVAGLLVCLSVEFVERIMKVDDPVGAISVHGTCGLWGVLSVGLFADGTSNFGGSWNGVNGSVTGLFYGDPRQLVAQLIGCATLVGIIFTLSYLFNLLVDVVVGQRVSAQSELEGLDLPEMGALGYPEFQLVTPGTGRSIEIAAD from the coding sequence ATGTTGACACGAGTGCTGAAGTTTCGCGGAGCAATCACAAGCTTTCTGTGCGCGGTATGGCTTGCGGCATTGTTGGCGCCCGGCCTGGCTTCTGCGCAGGCCTCGGCGAGCGCGTCGGCTGCAAGCGCGCCGGCCAAACCAATAACCGACGCCGACTTGAAAAGCGTCGCGGGCCCCACCGCCGACGCGCTTGCCAAGGGCGATCCGGGCGGCACGCTGACCGGAAGCGCCAACGACGTCGTGGTGTCCGACCCGAAGAAAGGGCTGACGCTGTCCGACCTCGTTAACATGGTCGGTCAGAACCGGATCGCGATTAATTTCGTGTGGACCTTGATTACCGGCTATCTGGTGATGTTCATGCAGGCCGGATTTGCGGCGGTCGAGACCGGCTTGTGCCGCGCCAAGAACGCGAATCATACCATGATGATGAATTTCATGGTGTATGGGTTTGGACTGTTCGCCTACTGGGTTATGGGATTCGCCATCCAGCAGGGCGGATGCGCACCGATTGCCAATCTCGGCGGACTCAGTCCGCTCAACAGTGAGTTTACGGTCCACTTCCTCGCCGGCAAACCATGGGGCCTGTTCGGCGAGAAGGGCTTTTTCCTCAGCGGTTCGACCTACGACGTGGGGATCATGGTGATGTTCCTGTTCCAGATGGTTTTCATGGATACCGCGACCACCATCGTCACCGGTGCCGCCGCCGAGCGCTGGAAGTTTGCCGCCTTTGCGGTTTCGACCTTTTTCCTCGGCGCCATCACTTATCCCCTGTTCGGCAACTGGGCGTGGGGCGGCGGCTGGCTGTCGCAGCTCGGCGTCAACTACGGTCTCGGCCACGGCTATTGCGATTTCGCCGGCTCCGGCGTCGTCCACGCCGTGGGCGGTATGACGGCGCTCGCGGTATCGATGATCATCGGACCACGTATTGGAAAGTATACCCGCAGCGGCAAGCCCAACCCGATGCCGGGGCATGATATCACCATGGTGTTAATCGGCTGCTTCATCCTCGCTTTCGGCTGGTTCGGCTTCAATCCGGGCAGCACGCTGGGCGCTTCGGGCGCGGGCAATCTGCGTATCGGATCGATCGCCGTCAACACGATGCTTGCGGGGTGCACGGGCTCGTTCGGCGCCGTCCTCTATATGTGGATCCGTTTCGGCAAACCCGACGCCTCGATGTCGGCCAACGGCCTGCTTGCCGGCCTGGTCGCAATCACGGCGCCCAGCGGGTTCGTCAACACGGTAGGCGCGGCGATTATCGGATTCGTGGCGGGGCTGTTGGTTTGTCTCAGCGTCGAGTTCGTCGAACGCATAATGAAGGTGGACGATCCGGTGGGCGCGATTTCGGTCCACGGCACATGCGGCCTGTGGGGAGTGCTCTCGGTAGGTCTGTTCGCTGACGGCACCAGCAATTTCGGTGGCAGCTGGAACGGCGTCAACGGTTCCGTGACCGGGCTGTTCTATGGCGACCCGCGTCAATTGGTCGCCCAACTGATCGGCTGCGCCACTCTGGTCGGGATCATTTTCACCCTCTCGTATCTCTTCAACCTGCTGGTGGACGTTGTGGTGGGTCAGCGCGTGAGCGCGCAGAGCGAACTTGAAGGGCTCGATCTGCCCGAAATGGGCGCGCTAGGCTACCCGGAGTTCCAGTTGGTGACACCGGGCACCGGGCGTTCAATCGAAATTGCCGCGGACTGA
- a CDS encoding response regulator transcription factor: MSPPALRLAIADDHALFRAGLKSLLSLEPGLAVVVQVERADELVPALGATPCDILLLDLQMDRWLLDDIPALAQRVSVLVLTASEKLEDALAALRAGARAIVQKRFAIETLVEAIYAVAQGQVWMPPALQTEVAAQWADAPKERLTMRETEIVKLVAGGMRNAEVARQLSLAESTVKTHLNNVFQKLALRDRVALAHYALRAGLIGVRGPRR, from the coding sequence ATGAGCCCGCCCGCGCTTCGCCTGGCAATTGCGGATGACCACGCCCTCTTTCGCGCAGGGTTGAAGTCCCTGCTGTCGCTGGAGCCTGGCCTCGCGGTGGTCGTCCAGGTCGAGCGGGCGGACGAACTAGTGCCGGCGCTCGGGGCGACGCCCTGCGATATTTTGCTGCTCGACCTGCAAATGGACCGCTGGTTGCTCGACGATATTCCGGCCCTCGCGCAAAGGGTCAGCGTGCTCGTCCTGACCGCCAGCGAAAAGCTCGAAGACGCCCTCGCCGCACTGCGTGCGGGCGCCAGAGCGATCGTGCAGAAGCGCTTCGCTATCGAAACCCTCGTCGAGGCTATTTATGCCGTGGCGCAGGGCCAGGTTTGGATGCCGCCCGCCCTGCAAACCGAGGTTGCGGCGCAATGGGCGGATGCGCCCAAGGAGCGGCTGACGATGCGCGAAACCGAGATCGTTAAGCTGGTGGCCGGCGGAATGCGCAACGCGGAGGTTGCCCGCCAACTCTCGCTCGCCGAAAGCACGGTCAAGACCCATCTCAACAATGTTTTTCAGAAGCTCGCGTTGCGTGACCGGGTTGCGCTCGCTCACTACGCACTGCGTGCGGGATTGATCGGGGTCCGCGGCCCCCGGCGGTGA
- a CDS encoding histidine kinase, producing MKSPDFGELDRQVARARLVLSLLAIATLYIDPSDSGIFRLSGAPLAIMLAHLAFSLGNYFGQGPRSTPTQLKRLTTVLDLAFAAAIALATEGATSPSYVFFVFAIVAAGFRSGFRATVVVTIASVMLYLIVIGLMDGVTNLYMMRSVYLAIAGYLICFFGQQRASFEARLREVESRAERLQIARSLHDGYIQSLAALSLRLKACGELLRRHEAQRALGEMAELQVGVAREYDAIRSYLRSLVESDGPAVGTQSDFTNARFDVKLEFSAGGLIAEQILQIALEGMRNAWRHSKGKLVKIEARRLGGAIQLTVSDDGVGFVEATAPPWTIASRVAQYGGELRIAGAFGAGVQLEIQLPADPPPD from the coding sequence ATGAAGAGTCCCGACTTCGGAGAACTTGATCGCCAAGTCGCCCGCGCGCGGCTGGTGCTTTCGCTGCTGGCGATCGCGACGCTGTACATCGATCCCAGCGACAGTGGAATCTTTCGCCTCTCGGGCGCGCCGCTTGCGATCATGCTGGCGCATCTTGCCTTCAGCCTAGGGAATTATTTTGGCCAAGGCCCGCGCTCCACTCCCACGCAATTGAAGCGGCTCACGACCGTTCTCGATCTCGCATTTGCCGCGGCGATCGCACTGGCTACCGAGGGGGCCACGAGCCCTTCGTACGTCTTCTTTGTCTTTGCGATTGTGGCCGCGGGTTTCCGGAGCGGGTTTCGCGCCACTGTGGTAGTAACTATTGCCAGCGTCATGTTGTACCTCATCGTGATCGGCCTCATGGACGGAGTGACCAATCTCTACATGATGAGGAGCGTGTACCTGGCGATCGCAGGCTATCTCATCTGCTTCTTCGGTCAGCAGCGCGCCTCGTTCGAGGCGCGGCTTCGTGAGGTTGAATCCAGGGCCGAGCGGCTGCAGATCGCTCGTTCGCTGCATGACGGTTATATCCAGAGCCTCGCCGCGCTCAGCCTGCGGCTCAAGGCCTGTGGCGAACTGTTGCGCCGGCACGAGGCGCAACGCGCCCTTGGTGAAATGGCAGAGCTCCAGGTCGGCGTCGCCCGCGAATATGATGCCATCCGTTCGTACCTGCGTTCGCTGGTCGAAAGCGACGGGCCGGCGGTTGGCACTCAGAGCGATTTCACCAATGCGCGCTTTGATGTGAAACTGGAATTCTCGGCGGGCGGGCTGATCGCGGAACAGATACTCCAGATTGCGCTCGAGGGGATGCGCAACGCGTGGCGGCACAGCAAGGGCAAACTGGTGAAAATCGAGGCGCGCCGCTTGGGCGGCGCTATCCAGCTTACCGTCAGCGATGATGGCGTCGGGTTTGTGGAAGCCACTGCACCGCCGTGGACAATTGCCTCGCGCGTCGCCCAATATGGCGGAGAACTCAGGATTGCCGGCGCGTTTGGGGCCGGCGTCCAGCTCGAAATCCAATTGCCCGCAGACCCGCCGCCCGACTAG
- a CDS encoding AmpG family muropeptide MFS transporter: MSGWRRWFAEYTERPVLLILPLGFASGLPLLLTFSTLSAWLATAGVSRAAIGAFALVGTPYAFKFVWSPLIDRLPPPLPLGRRRGWGVTIQIALIAATLALGRCDPRGGLALMGALALLVAFLSASQDIVIDAYRVELLTPEQQGPGAGMIQAGYRVAMLVSGAGALFIAARVGWFAAYATMAVLLGVGMLVFLLGPEPAPSIGAVRVTRARGREAVREWLSSAVVGPFADFMRRPRWLLILLFILGYKLGEATAGVMAMPLYVSLGFSLDQIAAVSKLFGFLATVVGALLGGAVTARLGVVRALLLCGVLQSAGNLFYVLQAVGGHRLDYLALCVAAENLTGAMAGAALIAYLSDLCSPAYTATQYALLSSLAAVGRTLVAASGGVAAQRLGWVPFFLLSTVVTLPALVLLVYLARCGAAGELESASAASAR; this comes from the coding sequence ATGAGCGGCTGGCGGCGATGGTTCGCGGAGTACACCGAGCGGCCGGTGCTGCTCATCCTGCCGCTCGGTTTCGCTAGCGGACTGCCGCTCCTGCTCACCTTCTCCACGCTGTCGGCGTGGCTCGCCACCGCGGGGGTCAGCCGCGCGGCGATTGGCGCCTTCGCGCTGGTCGGCACGCCCTACGCCTTCAAGTTCGTCTGGTCGCCGCTGATCGACCGACTGCCGCCGCCGCTGCCGTTGGGACGGCGGCGCGGATGGGGCGTCACGATTCAAATCGCGCTGATTGCGGCGACGCTCGCCCTGGGCCGGTGCGATCCGCGCGGCGGGCTAGCGCTGATGGGTGCGCTCGCGCTGCTCGTCGCGTTTCTCTCGGCCAGCCAGGATATCGTGATCGACGCTTACCGGGTGGAACTGCTGACCCCGGAGCAGCAGGGCCCGGGCGCCGGAATGATCCAGGCCGGCTACCGGGTGGCGATGCTGGTCTCCGGCGCGGGTGCGCTGTTTATCGCCGCGCGCGTGGGCTGGTTCGCCGCCTACGCCACGATGGCGGTGCTGTTGGGGGTGGGGATGCTCGTCTTCCTGCTCGGCCCCGAGCCCGCGCCGTCGATCGGCGCCGTGCGCGTCACGCGCGCCCGCGGCCGCGAGGCCGTGCGCGAATGGCTATCGAGCGCCGTCGTCGGGCCGTTCGCCGATTTCATGCGCCGCCCGCGCTGGCTGCTGATCCTACTCTTCATCCTCGGCTACAAGCTGGGCGAGGCAACCGCGGGCGTGATGGCGATGCCGCTGTACGTTTCGCTGGGCTTTTCGCTCGACCAAATCGCGGCGGTGTCCAAGCTGTTTGGGTTCCTCGCCACCGTGGTCGGCGCGCTGCTGGGCGGGGCGGTGACGGCGCGGCTCGGCGTGGTGCGCGCGCTGCTCTTGTGCGGGGTGCTGCAGTCGGCCGGCAACCTGTTCTATGTTTTGCAGGCGGTCGGCGGCCATCGCCTCGACTACCTGGCGCTCTGCGTCGCGGCTGAGAACCTGACCGGCGCGATGGCGGGTGCGGCGCTTATCGCCTATCTCTCCGACCTCTGCTCGCCCGCCTACACCGCGACCCAGTACGCGCTGCTTTCGTCGCTCGCAGCCGTCGGACGCACGCTGGTCGCGGCCTCAGGCGGCGTCGCGGCCCAGCGTCTGGGATGGGTGCCGTTCTTTCTGCTCAGCACGGTGGTGACGCTGCCCGCGCTGGTACTGCTGGTGTACCTTGCCCGCTGCGGCGCCGCGGGCGAGCTGGAATCCGCCTCGGCCGCCTCCGCGCGCTAG
- a CDS encoding tetratricopeptide repeat protein: MAKRSTPIIRDPQLLLARGIELIERNRFAEAAAVLEQAVELDPAAPTAYLALGIALGRLLRIPEAAAALERAAELDPTGFFPRYRLGELYMRIGVPTRAREHLQLAMDLSTAAEERRMVRELLASDDRRGAKRVWRPDFSRLLGRRRRGKR; the protein is encoded by the coding sequence GTGGCCAAACGATCGACCCCGATTATTCGTGATCCGCAGCTTTTGCTGGCCAGGGGGATCGAGCTAATCGAGCGCAATCGCTTCGCGGAGGCGGCCGCTGTGTTGGAGCAGGCGGTCGAGCTCGATCCCGCAGCGCCGACCGCTTACCTCGCATTGGGTATAGCACTGGGGCGGTTGCTGCGCATCCCCGAGGCGGCCGCGGCGCTCGAGCGCGCTGCTGAGCTCGATCCGACGGGATTCTTCCCGCGCTACCGGCTCGGCGAACTCTATATGCGGATCGGCGTTCCGACCCGCGCGCGGGAACATTTGCAGCTCGCGATGGATCTCAGTACCGCCGCCGAGGAGCGCAGGATGGTGCGCGAACTGCTGGCCAGCGACGACCGGCGCGGCGCCAAACGGGTTTGGCGCCCCGACTTCTCACGCCTGCTCGGCAGGCGGCGCAGAGGCAAACGGTGA
- a CDS encoding P-II family nitrogen regulator, giving the protein MKKIEAIVKPFTLDAVKAALQRAGVTGLTLYEVKGFGRQKGHTEMYRGSEYVVDFLPKLKIEVVVTDDQLEPVVGAIVRAAHTGKIGDGKIFVTDLCDTVRIRTSERGDAAI; this is encoded by the coding sequence ATGAAAAAGATCGAGGCGATCGTTAAGCCGTTCACTCTCGATGCAGTGAAAGCGGCGTTGCAGCGCGCCGGCGTGACCGGCCTTACGCTCTATGAAGTCAAGGGATTCGGCCGACAGAAGGGCCACACCGAGATGTACCGCGGCTCCGAGTACGTCGTGGACTTTCTGCCCAAGCTCAAGATCGAGGTCGTGGTCACGGACGATCAGCTCGAGCCGGTGGTCGGCGCGATCGTACGCGCCGCGCATACCGGCAAGATCGGCGACGGCAAGATCTTTGTTACCGACCTTTGCGATACGGTCCGGATTCGGACCAGCGAGCGCGGCGACGCCGCGATTTGA
- a CDS encoding DUF1646 family protein, which translates to MAIVLGAILAAALVGPVLIKSVERNLEAFFLCAGALAAVAGGQFGWPLLRAAAREPIALSLAVLGFGTLARLARPRLDRWFENLLRTTSPRAVYSILILALGLLASVITAVVAALFLVEAIALMKLDRRSEIATVVLACFAIGLGAALTPIGEPLGTIATAAVAKDFWYLARLLGPLVVAGIAIVAAIAMLLPVARGGSLHAGPVEQSWRDVFVRAGKVYMFVAGLVGLSWGLRPLVDVYISRIPAELLFWLNSISALVDNATLTAAEIGPSLSAAQQRAVLMGLLISGGMLIPGNIPNIVAAGRLGIGSREWAAVGLLAGLPLMALCFLTLRWIG; encoded by the coding sequence ATGGCAATCGTTCTCGGCGCGATTCTGGCGGCCGCGCTCGTCGGTCCGGTGCTGATCAAGAGCGTCGAACGCAACCTCGAAGCCTTCTTCCTGTGCGCTGGCGCGCTGGCGGCCGTAGCTGGAGGCCAGTTCGGATGGCCGCTGCTGCGGGCTGCCGCACGCGAGCCGATTGCCCTGAGCCTTGCAGTTCTGGGCTTCGGCACGCTCGCGCGCCTGGCGCGGCCCCGGCTCGATCGCTGGTTCGAGAATCTGCTGCGCACGACGTCGCCGCGTGCCGTCTATTCCATCCTCATCCTCGCCCTTGGCTTGCTCGCGAGCGTGATCACGGCGGTCGTCGCCGCGCTATTCCTGGTCGAGGCGATCGCGCTGATGAAGCTGGATCGGCGCAGTGAGATTGCGACCGTGGTGCTTGCCTGCTTCGCCATCGGGCTCGGCGCGGCGCTCACTCCGATCGGCGAGCCGCTGGGCACGATCGCGACGGCGGCGGTCGCAAAGGATTTCTGGTATCTGGCGCGGCTGCTGGGCCCGCTGGTCGTCGCTGGCATCGCAATCGTCGCTGCTATCGCCATGCTGCTGCCGGTTGCGCGCGGCGGCTCCCTGCATGCCGGGCCGGTCGAGCAGAGTTGGCGCGACGTTTTCGTCCGCGCGGGCAAGGTCTACATGTTCGTCGCGGGGCTGGTGGGCCTTTCGTGGGGACTGCGGCCGCTAGTAGACGTGTATATCAGCCGGATTCCGGCCGAACTGCTGTTCTGGCTGAATAGCATCTCCGCCTTGGTCGATAACGCCACCTTGACCGCGGCCGAGATCGGTCCGAGCCTCAGCGCGGCACAGCAGCGCGCGGTGCTCATGGGCCTGCTGATCAGCGGTGGCATGCTGATACCGGGAAATATCCCCAACATCGTCGCCGCAGGGCGGTTGGGAATCGGCAGCCGTGAATGGGCCGCGGTCGGCCTCCTCGCCGGGTTGCCGCTGATGGCCCTGTGTTTTCTCACGCTCCGCTGGATAGGCTGA